ATGCAAGTGGAAGTTCCTTTCAACTCGGAAAAGCAATCAATTTTCGCCTTCGAACTTTGATCGGTGCTACTCAAAGCGTTGGAGGTGTTTATATCTACGGCAATCAAAGAGGTTGTGACGGCGGTCGCCTTTATTATGGTATAACCCTTcaatttcaataattttatagGCCGAATATATCAGGCCTTTAAAATTGAATCGCAtatcattttaaaaaagtttagaGAGCTAATAATTCAATTTAAGCATATTCAGAAGTCTAAAATGTCTcgaattttattgattttattcgtagaatttaatatatatgttttgttgTAGATGGATGCTCTTGCATTGTAGTAAATGGAGAAGTAGTAGCTTTAGGGTCACAATTTTCTCTAAAAGATGTTGAGGTTATGGTTGCGCAAGTTGACTTGGATAAGGTACTTTCCGATTTCTATTCACATGGATCTAACCAATGAAAAAATACACGTACAATATATAAATACGTGTGCATTTTTCATTGGTCCGGTCCATATACACCGGAACTATTCTAGAACACGTTCCCATTGCTATGTATTCTAATGGTGTGGTGGCAGGTTGCTGCTAAAAGAGCATCTTCAAGTGCTTTTCTAGAGCAAGGAAATGGGAAAACCATGATACCTTCAATAGTTGCTCCATACAAACTATGTCAACCTTTTAATCTCAAAGTACCTCTTTCTACCCCAATAAAGGTTTGAATCAAATCGTAACTTATTTAGCACTTGTTTGTTTCACATCAGGGGCGGAACCGGGGGGGTTGGCCGGGGCTCCAGCCCTGGCCGGCCGTCCGAGaattgagaaatttttttttttagtaatggtgtctcgtaatattttggagagaattatattgactctatataGTATTAtatcaatgtttaaaggtagatgagatggttaaagaTCCTTGCTTTTATTTGAAAGGTCTTGTGTTTGATTCCCTTCaaccttattttattttaaaaagtttttatttttaaatgaactctttatttttattttcataacacttttaaattcatttttaatatatctttaccattaaaaaaataaacatatttaatattcaactcggtcaatgctagtttcttaaaaaaaataaatgataatatttttacCGTCAACCACACAGTTAATTCCgattttttttaacgttttgaatttattttttattgatgtgTTTGAGCCCCGGGTCATTCGAgctcctggttccgccactgtttCACATCTCTATTGTTTGTTGGTAGCTAGTAAATGTTAATCCGCAATTATTTCTCCGttatattaatcaaacaatCTATATTTACTGTTTGAATAAATCAACAAAAAGGGCTACGAAAAGAAGAACTAGTCATACGCTTAATCAATTTATGGAGTGCGGTTTTACTTTCTTTATATCCTCTAAACTTGAAATTACGGGTACGTTTGTTTTATTTACTGTTTGTTAATCACGGTTTGGTGTTTGCTGTTAGAAAAGACTGATTTTCCAAGAACCAGAGATTCTCTGTTTTTGTAAGATGTTATTTTTTAGGTGCAAAAGATAATCAGAAGCTCCCTAATACTCTCCATTTTGAAAGTAAAAAGCAAACATTAGCATAAAAAGAAACAACCACACGCCTCCTACATGTAACTAGACCCTGAAATTTGTCCTTTACTAATATATAAAATCTCTAATCTTTGACCTTCTATTCTAAAGTTGATAGAAATTATATTccattgaattttaatttttgaactttttagtttttagttcatttatgtgttgttttgaTTAGTGGAGACGAAAGTGGTTGTTTAGAGATAGTgatttaaaaaaagtaaacacgTGGTTCCACGTGAAATAGGGTGTTAAACgtacaactttaatttttggattTTTCTATTGAGATAATCAATGGTCATTTTGTGGCCGTTTACTTTCACAAGGGACACTTTGCATTAAGTCCGGTTTTGTTCGGGGGCTATAAAGAACTTCTTTATAAACCAAAATTTAGGGCCATAAGtataaatttgttcataaaGTAACTCATTCTCTAGTATTTGATCCATATAAGAATTTCAAATAATATAAATGTTGAGGGAAattatccatgttttctaaAATTGGCATggttataattatatatttgcaGATCAGTCCTTACTCTCCTGAAGAGGAAATAAGCTTGGGGCCTGCTTGCTGGCTTTGGGACTACTTAAGAAGAAGTGAAGCTTGTGGGTTTTTGCTTCCTCTTTCTGGGGCACAAGATAGTTCCTGTGTGGCTGCTATTGTTGGCTCCATGTGCCAACTTGTTGTCAAAGGTAAATTCTTTAATTAAacggatattttttttttttaaatttctaataatttaatttcatatatttaGCAATTGATTGGTTGTAATTACATATAGGCATTACTTCATTTGCATTTAAAATTTACATGTTTAACCATtcgaaaataatttttttatatatttgataCAGTTATAAAAAATACTGTACAAATCTTATTTCGAATTATAAAAAGTTATAATTTTAAAAGCATAGTCTCAAATCGAATAATtagattaattatataaaaagaaatacgAAGACTTATTAGAATAAGTTTGCAGAGATTGAGGATGGAAATGAGCAAGTCAAAGCTGATGCAATACGAATTGGATGTTACAGCAATGGCCAATTTCCAAAAGACAGCAAAGAATTCGCAAACCGCGTATTTTACACTGTTTTTATGGGTTCTCAAAACAGGTTCATAAATCTACACCACAACTATTCAATAATGTTGAATTTACTACTGATTTTTGAACTTGGTCTAAAAAATCTATTCATCTATGAATCTTGAACTTTTCGATGAAATCTTGAACCTGCTTAAACTGATATGATTAACCCCCGATGTATGTAACAAGAGGTGAATGTAAGATAAAGTTACAGGGGCGTAAAATTTTAAAAAGGGTTGCTAGTCGGGTTGGAGGACCAACTGAGGATTTTGacggattcaaatcattggtcTACTATACTAAAATGTATTATTGGGCTGGCCGGAGGGCCAAGAACCCATTGTCGGTCTGCCCCGGTATGTGACAAAGCAAGAAAAGATTCAGACAAATTGAAGCCTAtatcattttaagtaagtttagggagccaaaTGTGtctatttaaacaaatttatagGATTAGTAgatcactttaaataagttcagTGAGTCAATAGATCACTTttactaaactaataaaatatctccaaaattcaaaaaatcaatcAGTTTTTTATGGACCAAATAGGGAGGCCCCTTAATATATTAAGCCAAGTATAAACTTGGCTTACTTGATCTAAAAAATGAATTCTAAGtatcaatttaattcataatttgattttttagtCAAATGAGTCACTCCAACTTACACTCAAATGTCTAATAACTCacaaacttttaaaataatattattgccacctcaacttgcttaaataTTAGTGGTGCATCTAGTACCGCCACAAGGAAATAAGAAGCTAATTAATAAGGCGTTCGGGTGTAAATTGGAGAAACTAAATATGTATATGCAGTTGTGAAtaacaaatcaaaatcaaaatgttTAATCTTTTGCAGTTGTGAATCATCAAGAAAGCAAGCAAAAATTCTAGCACAAGAGATTGGTTCATGGCATCTTGATGTTTCTATAGACACTATTGTTTCAACACTATTGTCCGTTGTCCAAAAACTTGTCGGCAAGCGGCCACAAAATAAGGTAGGAAGTCTTGACGAATCCAGAATCCAGAATTCACTGAAAGGAGTACTTATGGTGGTCTCTCATAATTTCTGATGCtaaattgatgttttttttttaggtgttctacataaaaaaaaaaaaaatcaaaatcccATACATAGTTTCGTAGAATTTTAACGATTTCTTGTGACTAGTGGGTGCTGAAGCCCCTACTCCCTCCTGGATCCCTCCCTGGTTATAGACCCTCTTCTTAAGCAGAGGATCAGTCCGCTTGGAACCACATCTTCGTGATTTCAAAATTAGTACAGATTCTCGAAATAACGAATCATCgcataatttttatgtttagtGTCAGATTTTTCTGttgataaatataattttcaatattttcTCTCGAGAATTTGAGACCAATGTACCGTTTGTGACCCCTATAGATGTACATCCATATGCATTATTTACTTTAGCACTCCAGCTAACAAATGAATGTTTTCGGGATTTGAATCTCGACAATTTGGTTTAAAAGGTTAAGTTAATAGATAAAGTCTaaacatagttttttttttttttgttatcatCTCAAACACTTCCTCGTGACCAAATATGTAACTATTGTTAGTACATTCATGACTTAACATCATGACCTCTTTACTTATCCAGATTATTCGATTGACCCCAGAACAGATGATTGAGTATCGATCTTTTGCAGGGAGATGGGGGTTCTTGTGTTGAGAACCGAGGATTGAAGGACGTTCAAGCTCGAATCAGAATGGTGTTAGCTCATACATTAGCTTCAACCTTGCCTTGGGTTCATAACAAATCTGGGGTTTATCTTGTTTTGAGTAGTTCTAATGCAGATGAGCAACTCATTGGCCAACTCACTAAGGTATCTATATATTGTTTAaagcaagttttttttttctttccgcCCTTTATGGATTAGGCTTGAACATATATATTCGATATTTAGCAAGTTTGGgttcactttgtcagaatttggtTCGATAACGACCTCGAAATGAATTTTTTGaaaagttaaatgatattttaagcaattttaattcttcaactttttaggtttgaggttatttaggtattttttttatatgagagaaagataatgtttagaaagagaaaactccaaaaatgatgattttgaaaaattagaaatatagttccatagtaaatatgatactaaacaactttaattcttgaaaattttcattttgaggtcgttatcggctaaatttgacaaagtaaaaaaacatgtaaaattttgcaaccactggattgtgtttgcaaaaagaAATACGACAGACATTGATCTCCAAATTGTCCAAACTACAGagtagttatttataattaacccttaattttatttaacatttATGTTTGTTGAGATTTACTagattttattcatttttattatttataattatagttttattttattttatttttaaataaatatatcagTTAAGCAGATCATGCCGGGTTGGACTTAGAAATTAGTTCCCTTAGTATGGTCTAACCCGGTTGGAACCCGATCTGAAAATAGTAGTGTCAAATTTGTTGTCATAGATTCTGAAACTAGCGAAGTTAATGCGGAAATATTGTATTTAGCGACGGAAAATTTTGTCGGTCtataattttcaatattttcCGCTTGCAGTCGGTGGGTCGATGAACCTCCGTAACCCCTGTAGTTCCGCCCCTGACTCAATTGATTTCTTACCAAAATCCATTTCTAATTTCTTGTTGCAGTATGGTTGTAGCTCAGCAGATTTAAATCCAATTGGAACTCTGAATAAGCAAGATATTCAAGCATTTCTTCAATGGGCTGCTACAAATCTCGGCTACTCGTCCTTAGCCACTTTTTGCACAAAAAAAGGCGATGAAAATGCAGCTGAAACGATAAACGAGGAAGAATCGATCTACGGTAAATGGCGACGAAATCTGCGTTGTGGGCCTGTGTCTATGTTTCAGGTATGTCTTTTATTAGGATAGATTGTACCGATTGTCACTGAAGTTTTTCGAATATGATTTTATCACAAAAGTTATTAAACTTCATTTCATTTCGGAAAAACCATTGaattttacatttaattttaataaaatattcagtttGTATATAACAAATTTTCAAAATGTTGACGTGGTACAAATAAACAGTTAACTATATGTTAATTAAGCATAACGTCTGATAAGAATGTGatttttcaaaagaaaaaagctTAAAATATGCCTAGTGGCATACATGTTTCTATCACATCAGCTATAAAAGTCGGACATGGTGCTTAGTTGATATTATAGTCAATCTTTTGTGTCACGATAACGTTCCCGAGAATTTCTGAAGACAAATTGATGAAATGTCTATTGAAATCAATTGTGGtgaaaaattcaataattttgTTGATAGAAAATAAATGTTATGAAATAGACTCGAAACTTCAATCAtcgtatatatatttatccgtaTTTTTAGGTCTTATTGTTGCAAATGTTGTACGATGTTTATTGCAGAATCTCTGCCACAAATGGGCTTCAAGCTTAACTCCATCAGAAGTAGCTGAAAGGGTGaaaaatttcttcaagaattattcCGTTAATCGACACAAAATGACTGTCTTGACACCTTTCTGTCATGTCGAGGTATTTGATGTTAGCGTAGTATAGAAAATAGTTGATTATGTGTTGACTAAACGTCATGTTGGGCATATTTAACTTTTGTGTTCAGAGTGATCACATCCTAAacgacaaaataaataataatttaaaaaccACATCTTCATTCTACATGGCGCTAAATTGGTCTATAATAAACTGTTTTGACAAAATtactttattaaaattaaatatgaagtttcataattttattgaaaaagtAATGAGATTTGTAAAATAAACCTCGAAATTTAGTGACCGTAATCTTTTTTTGTAACGAAAAATAACGGTCCAAACAGAACCTAACCTAATGCCATTTTTATTATTGCAGAGATACTCAGCAGATGACAACAGATGCGATCTTCGTCAGTTTCTTTATAACACAAGATGGCCTTATCAATTTCGTAAGATCGATCAGCTTGTTCAGGAACTTCAAGGATCAAATGcaggagagaaggaagagggAGTACAAGAAACTTCTCCGCCACCCATGCCCCAAATTTAAGggctccaattttttttatatgatatttaattaaatttttttttattttttcatatatcAAAAATTAGAATCTGACGGTCTAAGAATCttaaaataccaattttattattatacaatatctaattaaattatatttatcatataaaaaattaagttaaaatattttggtatttcattttataaaaacattattattatataaaaatattaatttttttttttaatgaatatgactcaattttttttatcggaCGGACCATAAAATTTTGAGAACTGCAACTGATTTTCTGATTCAACATTATGATCACAGGCTTCAAATGTTTGTAAACTTGTCTATGAAATGTTGGAtgacaaatatgaaaatgagaGCATTTGTCCCTAAAACTTGTGAAAAGTGGACTGATACCATCCAAGCCTTCTTAAAGATTTCGGAGGCCTGTGTGAAACATAAAAACACAATTCTGAATTTTCAAGTTGATTTGATTGAATTACAGTAGTGACTGTGTGAATCATTCTGAGTAGTTGCCACATTTTCAGTGATAATCTTTTGATTTTTAAGATGAacttgtaattcttttgtaacGAAACTTATCAAGAGCTCATCTTTAAGTAGACCTGGGCATGGACCGGCGAGTCCGGCCGGCCCAGACCTATTTAGTCGGGTTTGAACACATGAAATTGGTATCAGGCCCAGTGCGGTCCAAGCCCGTATAAGCCCGTCAGAAACTGGGCGGACTTGGGCTATATGAATTTTCCATCGATCCAGCccgatatactatatatatttttatatattataatttataaatataaattaattatatttttatgttgtaatttattttggatttgATATTTCGATAGACAATTTGTAGTTTATTAGAATTTTTCCAAACTTATTAAGTAGTGTGTTGTGtgtactatttttttattaagaaaagttggtgtgacattttgattgtatttttttaaaaatatacaaatGGGCTTGGATGGACGTGCCTGAGATTCGTATTTTAGGCCCGAGCTCGACTCAATTTATTGCGGGCTGGACTGGACTTGGGCTATATGAATTTTCCATCGGTCCAACCTgatatactatatatatttttatatattataaattaattatattttttatgttgtaatttattttggatttgATATTTCGATACACAGTTAgtagtttattataatttttccaAACTTATTAAGTATTATGTTATGtgtactatttttttattaagaaaagttggtgtgacattttgattgtattttttttaaaatatacaaATGGGCTTGGATGGACGGGCCTGAGATTTATATTTTAGGCCCGAGCTCGACTCAATTTATTGTGGGCTGAGCTGGACTTGGGCTCGTTAGGTTTTATTAAAAGCCCGACAGGCCCTGTCCGATCCAGCCCGGTTCATGTCCAGATCTATCTTTAAGACCGAATTAacacttcaattttttttttcatgagtTTTTCACATCAAGATTCATAATTGAAAAACTCAAA
The DNA window shown above is from Euphorbia lathyris chromosome 1, ddEupLath1.1, whole genome shotgun sequence and carries:
- the LOC136215102 gene encoding glutamine-dependent NAD(+) synthetase-like isoform X1 encodes the protein MRLVKVATCNLNQWAMDFNTNLNNTKESITKAKEGGATIRLGPELEITGYGCEDHFLELDTFTHSWECLKEILVGEWTDGILCSIGMPILKGSERYNCQVLCMNRKIIMIRPKMRLVNIDNFMESRWFKAWQLNEKMVDFQLPNDVSEAISQNSAPFGYGFIQFLDTVVAAEVCRELFSTFPPHDDLAHNGVEIFLNASGSSFQLGKAINFRLRTLIGATQSVGGVYIYGNQRGCDGGRLYYDGCSCIVVNGEVVALGSQFSLKDVEVMVAQVDLDKVAAKRASSSAFLEQGNGKTMIPSIVAPYKLCQPFNLKVPLSTPIKISPYSPEEEISLGPACWLWDYLRRSEACGFLLPLSGAQDSSCVAAIVGSMCQLVVKEIEDGNEQVKADAIRIGCYSNGQFPKDSKEFANRVFYTVFMGSQNSCESSRKQAKILAQEIGSWHLDVSIDTIVSTLLSVVQKLVGKRPQNKGDGGSCVENRGLKDVQARIRMVLAHTLASTLPWVHNKSGVYLVLSSSNADEQLIGQLTKYGCSSADLNPIGTLNKQDIQAFLQWAATNLGYSSLATFCTKKGDENAAETINEEESIYGKWRRNLRCGPVSMFQNLCHKWASSLTPSEVAERVKNFFKNYSVNRHKMTVLTPFCHVERYSADDNRCDLRQFLYNTRWPYQFRKIDQLVQELQGSNAGEKEEGVQETSPPPMPQI
- the LOC136215102 gene encoding glutamine-dependent NAD(+) synthetase-like isoform X2 translates to MPILKGSERYNCQVLCMNRKIIMIRPKMRLVNIDNFMESRWFKAWQLNEKMVDFQLPNDVSEAISQNSAPFGYGFIQFLDTVVAAEVCRELFSTFPPHDDLAHNGVEIFLNASGSSFQLGKAINFRLRTLIGATQSVGGVYIYGNQRGCDGGRLYYDGCSCIVVNGEVVALGSQFSLKDVEVMVAQVDLDKVAAKRASSSAFLEQGNGKTMIPSIVAPYKLCQPFNLKVPLSTPIKISPYSPEEEISLGPACWLWDYLRRSEACGFLLPLSGAQDSSCVAAIVGSMCQLVVKEIEDGNEQVKADAIRIGCYSNGQFPKDSKEFANRVFYTVFMGSQNSCESSRKQAKILAQEIGSWHLDVSIDTIVSTLLSVVQKLVGKRPQNKGDGGSCVENRGLKDVQARIRMVLAHTLASTLPWVHNKSGVYLVLSSSNADEQLIGQLTKYGCSSADLNPIGTLNKQDIQAFLQWAATNLGYSSLATFCTKKGDENAAETINEEESIYGKWRRNLRCGPVSMFQNLCHKWASSLTPSEVAERVKNFFKNYSVNRHKMTVLTPFCHVERYSADDNRCDLRQFLYNTRWPYQFRKIDQLVQELQGSNAGEKEEGVQETSPPPMPQI